A stretch of DNA from Misgurnus anguillicaudatus chromosome 15, ASM2758022v2, whole genome shotgun sequence:
gcagatttacagtttttaaaatttcctttggtgtgtattagtacatatcAACAATATGCAagaggtacaaaccccaaagtaaatgatcatgcgagttatcgtctccaacgtaaatctcttttcttggactactaacaaacacatggattgtatgcaacagtttacttcttgggattggtgacgtgtagacaagaccgacattatcataaatcctcccgcttcggactcacagcctgtaagttaactcctgttagcaactgaatctttcaaacatggtaagaagtgtcacatttcctgctgacatcagaggtatcaggccaatcacaatgtacagattagctggccaatcagcaACACAGCGTTTCAAATccatgtgtttcaggaagagaatgaaatctggagctacaaagacttacggtatgtgaaaaatgtgtttttttaccgtaaaccacatgaacacataCCAAATAAcatttagcaatgaaataggtgcgcTTTAATCCCAAACACTTTTAGGAGAAAACAAAAGCAACCGGCACTTTGAGTAAGAGTCCAATAAAAACCAAACATTTATTGACATTTTTCTGGTTTCAAATGgagacatttaaatacacaattCACAGAATTGCacatttaacttgaaaaaataaaaatcttttataAAATAGAATGGattaaaagacatttaataaagATACTGATTTTTAGCAATATCTGCCGGTAAAGTGCTTAATTTATATGCAATTGTCCTCAATCAGATCTTATCGGAGAAGTTGTGCCATATTCTCACAGGAGACACCCTTGGCACCAGCTCCACAGACACTTGTAGACACTTTAGCATACCTGCTTTTCATTTCCTGTAACTGAGGAATCGTAAAAGGATGCGTCAGGTAGAGACATTTatagaaaacattaaaattctCAACCCAAGAATAGTTTATAAGTAGCAGGCAAATTCCTCTTACCTTGCATTCCTCTGTAACTTTTTCCAGCATGCGTACAATACCCTGCATCACGGGAGCTAAAGTTTCCTCCTTGTAGCCAGTGTAATGCTGCAGGATGGAGCTCTGCCAAACAATAATTATCAAGATTAAATGTTCATATGTTGGTGCCAGTGGATTAGGTCGATACTTCATACACTTCCCCATGGTGCATTTTAATACTCAGGCATGTGCTTTGTACAGCATTTACATCCAAGCAAACTAATAACCGATTAAGATCCACACAGTAAGAGCTACGACAAGAATACGAgttcacaaacaaacatgaaataaaagGCCTCACCCACTCCCCGGAGCCAAGGATTCTCAGAGAAGATGCAAACGCAGCGGCCGCGATGAGAGATGGAGCTACGTGAACCAGGTCATAATCTAGCACTGCAAGCTCCATAAGAAACATTGCCAACTCCTGCTCCTTTGGACTAGCCTGGCATCAAGTGGAAATTAAGTCAAAATTAATGTGTGATTTGAATAAAGCACAGTTAAACACCTAGAGGAAAAACAAGTTTAGGTCTATTCTGATAGCATAACATACCTGGCCAACTTTGCAGGCCCGGTGTAGAAAGTGAGGTGCGATTGGCTTCCCAAGGCTGTAATTTAACTtctttaaaacttttctctccATTTTGCGGATGTCTGCACAGGTGTAGGTACCATCTGTCACGAACGCAAAGTCTCCCACTGTGGGTGAGTATATCTCTTCATACTTTGAAGCAATCAGCATTGCAGTCACACAGAGCAACTGGAAGTATCTCTTGGGAACAGGGTTGTTCTTAAAAAGAGAGTTGGACAAAGTCAGGACTCAATCTTATGAAGTAATCTACAATAAAGCATGCATTAGTTGGCTAACAGTTTAAAAGAACTCAGATCATAGTTTTACAAACTATCAAAATTCATGCACACATTTAAGGGGTGAATTCTGAAAACAACTGACCTGAAGGAAACCGTCAACAATGTTGACGGTCATAAAAAAGGTCTCTTCCCGCAGCTTAAATTCTCTCTGCACCCGCATGAGCCAGTCAAGAGCGACAGCACGCATTGAACCGGTAATCTCTTGGCCTTCTAGGTAACGCTGTCTAATGGCCATAGCAACCTAAAAGAAATTGCATAATGACACTTTATAACTGCATAAaatatcctaaaaataaaagCTTAAAGATAACCGTCATTCTCTATAGGCATAAACCTTCCAGGTAGACAAATTAAGACATTGATCATCATATACAAAAGGTTGTAATCTTCATTACATATCCCAACTTCTTACCTCAAGCTGTTGTAGATAGTTGTAGATATCCCGCACATATTCACTGCACATCTGAGCATCACCTGTATCACCAGAGTCCACATCCTGGATGTCAAGCAACAAACTGGAGAAAGCTTGAGGTGCAGCACCTTTTCGCTCTGTACCCAGAGTAACGTCACCCTTGTCAGTCGTGTGTGCAACTGGCTGCTggaaaagtgattttttttttaagtgataGAGAAATAACATTCTGGCTCTAGTGTTGAAATGGGATGCTCTACTACTGAGCTACATTATACAGGGGCAAGATTGCGTTATATAAATTGCATTGCATTcccagcgcaaaaggtcatgggttcgaaacaAGGGCACACAGCAAGTTGCTTTGGAGAAAAGCTTCTGCCAAATGCAAACGCGCAAATGTTAATTTAcgtataaaacataaaaacattagaCTCTGCTGATCTCTTAAGCTTGAGcaaatgttttcaaaaaaaaaagtgtgtagCTCATAAACAGACCATTTTTTAATAGTTATACCTTGACTGTTTCACACACCACAGAGACGTTCTCATTTTTGGTTGAAGGAGCTTTGAGTCCTGCATCCTTGGCTTTTGTGCGCTCTTTCTTCAAGCGTGCAGTCTTCTCTTTCTGTCGAAGAGTCACAAACACTCAGTTAATCTTTTATCACCAAGTCAGAAATGGGCCCTTACGCAACCCACAGGAAAACACATTATTACCTTTGGTAATATATCAACGGCTTTATTGAGGCCGATCAGATTAGATGCATCTCCCAAGGGTACCTTGGATCGGAGGAAATAAGGCACTGCAGAGGCTTTCTCGTTTAACCGCACATATTTTGAGTTTGCCTTAGTGTGAAACAACCAGTAGGCTTTTATTACATTAACAATTATTACCCAATACTTAGATAAACATCACAAAAGCTTACTTACTCTTGTAACACGGGGTGAcatgatttttatcaaaaacaacaacaaatcaaacaaaaatgtaggctatgaTTAACCAGAAGCGGTTGACTTTACATGAAGTTGAGCTTCTGAGAATGGAAGAAGAATTTGGCTCTTTTTCAGGAATTTTAGGAAAGCTGCACATCCAGCTCGATTCAGCAACAGAGGTGGATGAGAGAGTAGACAGAGCCAAAGTGCAGAAACTATTTCCAAAGCTGGGGGCAGAATTGTGTTTAAGACTGGGGAAAATGAGTGCTCAGTCTTCCTAGTTCATGTGCAAAGAATCGTGGATTATATGAGAGTCGCCGTGGTTAATTAATATCATTGACCGCAGCTGTGCTGCGCAAGATGTGTTTGACGCTGCGTCGGTCGATGACATCACAGGAACGCAAGAGCGAATAGCTGTGTCCGAAACGGCTCCCTCGTTCACTCATTCTCTATTTCCTATATAGCAAATGAcaattgagtccactatatggggaaAAAGTGAGCGAAAATGAGTGAGCGATTTCGGACACTGACGTAAATACCATTAAAGAGCTGCCGCAGATTTATGTCCCTTACACGTGTGGCTATTGATTGTACTGTGAAACGGTGAATATTTTTACTGTTtgtctgtcatttttattgtattagttGATAAAAAAGAGAGCAACTGTTTttcatagttatttactgttgtttatttattgtttaataaaaatgtgtattattttaaagaaaagataTCGCAATTATTCCGATACAACCGTTACAACAGTTAAGCtgattaataatatattataaattaaaagTCCCGAGCTAAGTTTTAGCATTCCAAAATAGCaaatacaaattaatttttaaccTCCTACCTGAGCTTGGTTTGTCCTTTATTCATATTTCTTCAAGCTATTTGGGGGTTagaaagaaccaataaatataataagcaaatatttttatttgaacatgaagcagtgtaattttccatgtttgtgtacacaggttccctgctgaaaaaaacagcatcaaaccagcatgggaattatgctggtctatgctggtttag
This window harbors:
- the LOC129418870 gene encoding G2/mitotic-specific cyclin-B1 isoform X3, which translates into the protein MSPRVTRANSKYVRLNEKASAVPYFLRSKVPLGDASNLIGLNKAVDILPKKEKTARLKKERTKAKDAGLKAPSTKNENVSVVCETVKQPVAHTTDKGDVTLGTERKGAAPQAFSSLLLDIQDVDSGDTGDAQMCSEYVRDIYNYLQQLEVAMAIRQRYLEGQEITGSMRAVALDWLMRVQREFKLREETFFMTVNIVDGFLQNNPVPKRYFQLLCVTAMLIASKYEEIYSPTVGDFAFVTDGTYTCADIRKMERKVLKKLNYSLGKPIAPHFLHRACKVGQASPKEQELAMFLMELAVLDYDLVHVAPSLIAAAAFASSLRILGSGEWSSILQHYTGYKEETLAPVMQGIVRMLEKVTEECKVC
- the LOC129418870 gene encoding G2/mitotic-specific cyclin-B1 isoform X2; its protein translation is MSPRVTRANSKYVRLNEKASAVPYFLRSKVPLGDASNLIGLNKAVDILPKKEKTARLKKERTKAKDAGLKAPSTKNENVSVVCETVKPVAHTTDKGDVTLGTERKGAAPQAFSSLLLDIQDVDSGDTGDAQMCSEYVRDIYNYLQQLEVAMAIRQRYLEGQEITGSMRAVALDWLMRVQREFKLREETFFMTVNIVDGFLQNNPVPKRYFQLLCVTAMLIASKYEEIYSPTVGDFAFVTDGTYTCADIRKMERKVLKKLNYSLGKPIAPHFLHRACKVGQASPKEQELAMFLMELAVLDYDLVHVAPSLIAAAAFASSLRILGSGEWSSILQHYTGYKEETLAPVMQGIVRMLEKVTEECKLQEMKSRYAKVSTSVCGAGAKGVSCENMAQLLR
- the LOC129418870 gene encoding G2/mitotic-specific cyclin-B1 isoform X1, translating into MSPRVTRANSKYVRLNEKASAVPYFLRSKVPLGDASNLIGLNKAVDILPKKEKTARLKKERTKAKDAGLKAPSTKNENVSVVCETVKQPVAHTTDKGDVTLGTERKGAAPQAFSSLLLDIQDVDSGDTGDAQMCSEYVRDIYNYLQQLEVAMAIRQRYLEGQEITGSMRAVALDWLMRVQREFKLREETFFMTVNIVDGFLQNNPVPKRYFQLLCVTAMLIASKYEEIYSPTVGDFAFVTDGTYTCADIRKMERKVLKKLNYSLGKPIAPHFLHRACKVGQASPKEQELAMFLMELAVLDYDLVHVAPSLIAAAAFASSLRILGSGEWSSILQHYTGYKEETLAPVMQGIVRMLEKVTEECKLQEMKSRYAKVSTSVCGAGAKGVSCENMAQLLR